From the genome of Acomys russatus chromosome 27, mAcoRus1.1, whole genome shotgun sequence, one region includes:
- the Nr2c2ap gene encoding nuclear receptor 2C2-associated protein produces the protein MTQSLVCPETVSRVSSVLNRNSRQFGKKHLFDQNEETCWNSDQGSSQWVSLEFPQRVHIAQLQVQFQGGFSSRHSRLEGSQGEEALRKIADFYPDDTNALQTFSIPPVKVDRLKLTFEDTTDFFGRVVIYHLRVLGEKAE, from the exons ATGACCCAGTCTTTGGTTTGCCCGGAGACCGTGAGCAG GGTCAGTTCCGTGCTCAATCGCAACAGCCGGCAATTTGGGAAGAAACACCTTTTTGACCAGAATGAAGAGACGTGCTGGAACTCTGACCAG GGCTCCTCCCAGTGGGTGTCGCTCGAGTTTCCTCAGCGTGTTCACATCGCACAGCTGCAGGTGCAGTTCCAGGGTGGTTTTTCCAGTCGCCACAGTCGCCTGGAAG GTTCACAGGGTGAGGAGGCCCTCAGGAAGATTGCAGATTTCTACCCTGACGACACCAATGCCCTTCAG ACCTTCTCAATCCCTCCTGTGAAGGTGGACAGGCTTAAGTTGACTTTTGAGGACACCACCGACTTTTTTGGCCGTGTGGTCATCTACCACCTGCGGGTGCTGGGTGAGAAGGCCGAGTGA
- the Rfxank gene encoding DNA-binding protein RFXANK, with translation MEPTQLPENLIPSQQSPAPGPEDPEDPRDDSPDSSDTVVLSLFPCAPEAVSPEADVSASSLLESFLKHSTTLTNRQRGNEVSALPATLDSLSIHQLAAQGELSQLKDHLRKGDNLINKPDERGFTPLIWASAFGEIETVRFLLDWGADPHILAKERESALSLASMGGYTDIVRLLLERDVDINIYDWNGGTPLLYAVRGNHVKCVEALLARGADLTTEADSGYTPMDLAVALGYRRVQHVMESHILKLFQSTLAPADPE, from the exons ATGGAGCCCACTCAGCTTCCAGAGAACCTTATCCCGAGCCAGCAGTCCCCTGCTCCCGGCCCTGAGGATCCTGAGGACCCCAGAGATGACTCCCCAGATAGCTCAGACACTGTCGTCCTCAGTCTGTTCCCCTGCGCCCCCGAGGCTGTGAGTCCTGAAGCAGATGTCAGCGCATCCTCACTGCTGG AAAGCTTCCTGAAGCACTCCACCACCCTCACAAACCGGCAGCGTGGCAATGAGGTCTCAGCTCTGCCAGCCACCCTGGACT CCTTGTCTATCCACCAGCTTGCAGCCCAAGGGGAGCTGAGCCAACTGAAGGACCATCTGCGGAAGG GCGACAACCTGATCAACAAGCCGGATGAGCGTGGCTTCACCCCCCTCATCTGGGCCTCAGCCTTTGGAGAAATCGAGACAGTTCGCTTCCTGCTAGACTGG GGTGCTGACCCCCACATCCTGGCCAAGGAACGGGAGAGCGCCCTGTCACTTGCCAGCATGGGTGGTTACACGGACATCGTGAGGCTGCTGCTTGAACGTGACGTGGACATTAACATCTACGACTGG AATGGGGGCACGCCGCTGCTCTATGCTGTGCGTGGGAACCATGTGAAGTGTGTGGAGGCCTTACTGG CCCGGGGCGCTGACCTCACCACAGAGGCTGACTCCGGCTACACCCCGATGGACCTCGCCGTGGCCCTGGGATACCGCAGAG TGCAACACGTGATGGAGAGCCATATCCTCAAACTGTTCCAGAGTACCCTGGCGCCTGCCGACCCCGAGTGA
- the Borcs8 gene encoding BLOC-1-related complex subunit 8 isoform X1, with protein MEEPEMQLKGKKVTDKFTESVYVLANEPSVALYRLQEHVRRSLPELAQHKADMQRWEEQSQGAIYTVEYACSAVKSLVDSSVYFRSVEGLLKQAISIRDHMNTSAQGHSQENPSPPSLA; from the exons ATGGAAGAACCTGAGATgcagctgaaaggaaagaaag TCACAGACAAGTTCACCGAAAGCGTCTATGTCCTGGCCAACGAGCCATCAGTGGCCCTGTACCGGCTACAGGAACATGTGCGCCGCTCGCTGCCAGAGCTGGCCCAGCACAAG GCTGATAtgcagaggtgggaggagcagAGCCAGGGTGCCATATACACCGTGGAGTACGCCTGCAG TGCTGTGAAGAGCCTGGTGGACAGCAGCGTGTACTTCCGCAGCGTGGAAGGCCTGCTCAAGCAGGCCATCAGTATCCGGGACCACATGAACACCAGCGCCCAGGGCCACAG CCAGGAAAACCCGTCCCCTCCTTCCTTGGCCTGA
- the Borcs8 gene encoding BLOC-1-related complex subunit 8 isoform X2 has translation MDAPVTDKFTESVYVLANEPSVALYRLQEHVRRSLPELAQHKADMQRWEEQSQGAIYTVEYACSAVKSLVDSSVYFRSVEGLLKQAISIRDHMNTSAQGHSQENPSPPSLA, from the exons ATGGATGCGCCAG TCACAGACAAGTTCACCGAAAGCGTCTATGTCCTGGCCAACGAGCCATCAGTGGCCCTGTACCGGCTACAGGAACATGTGCGCCGCTCGCTGCCAGAGCTGGCCCAGCACAAG GCTGATAtgcagaggtgggaggagcagAGCCAGGGTGCCATATACACCGTGGAGTACGCCTGCAG TGCTGTGAAGAGCCTGGTGGACAGCAGCGTGTACTTCCGCAGCGTGGAAGGCCTGCTCAAGCAGGCCATCAGTATCCGGGACCACATGAACACCAGCGCCCAGGGCCACAG CCAGGAAAACCCGTCCCCTCCTTCCTTGGCCTGA
- the Mef2b gene encoding myocyte-specific enhancer factor 2B, whose product MGRKKIQISRILDQRNRQVTFTKRKFGLMKKAYELSVLCDCDIALIIFNSAQRLFQYASSDMDRVLLKYTEYSEPHESRTNADILQTLKRRGVGLDGPELEVEEGPEGPGEKLLRTLGGDRSSASPLPRIYPVAPAMSVSELSYRVPPATPGCDPGGLGESSAHSRQPHFRPPGLGHPIFSPSHLAGKTPPPLYLATDGRRPDLPPGLVGARGGLGTSRSLYSGLQSPGTTPGPALGSFAFLPTGSADCSPGDAAQLPLQPSPWPPTRDAVDPVRPAARSLCEEGPPSRVASPPTPPMSIKSERLSPATGASGDFSRSFPYPLLLARPLAEPLRPAASLRRLTPDGWSR is encoded by the exons atggggaggaaaaaaatccagatCTCGCGAATTCTAGACCAAAGGAATAGGCAG GTGACCTTCACCAAGCGCAAGTTCGGGCTGATGAAGAAGGCTTACGAGCTGAGCGTGCTTTGCGACTGCGACATCGCGCTCATCATCTTCAACAGCGCGCAGCGGCTCTTCCAGTACGCGAGCAGCGACATGGACCGGGTCCTGCTCAAATACACTGAGTACAGCGAGCCGCACGAGAGTCGCACGAACGCGGATATTCTGCAG ACACTGAAGAGGAGGGGCGTGGGCCTCGATGGGCCTGAGCTGGAAGTGGAGGAAGGGCCTGAGGGTCCGGGAGAGAAGCTGCTGAGGACGCTGGGAGGCGACAGGAGCTCGGCCTCGCCCCTGCCTCGGATCTAT CCAGTGGCCCCTGCGATGTCGGTCTCAGAGCTGTCATACCGGGTCCCACCCGCCACTCCAGGCTGTGACCCTGGCGGGCTAGGGGAGTCGTCTGCACACAGCCGCCAGCCTCACTTTCGACCCCCGG GTCTGGGACACCCCATCTTCTCTCCGAGCCACCTCGCGGGCAAGACGCCCCCACCCCTGTACCTAGCGACTGACGGGCGGAGGCCAGACCTGCCCCCGGGCCTGGTTGGGGCCCGAGGGGGACTGGGCACCTcg AGGAGCCTGTACAGCGGTCTGCAGAGCCCCGGCACTACTCCGGGCCCCGCTCTGGGTAGCTTTGCCTTCCTGCCAACAGGCTCCGCAG ATTGCAGCCCCGGAGACGCCGCTCAGCTTCCGTTGCAGCCTTCTCCCTGGCCACCAACGAGGGACGCGGTGGATCCTGTCCGGCCAGC TGCCCGCAGTCTATGTGAGGAGGGTCCGCCCAGCAGAGTGGCGTCCCCTCCGACGCCTCCGATGAGCATCAAGTCGGAGCGTCTGTCTCCAGCCACTGGGGCCTCGGGCGACTTCTCCAGGTCGTTTCCCTACCCACTGCTCCTTGCCAGGCCCCTGGCAGAGCCACTGCGGCCCGCGGCCTCCCTGCGCCGCTTGACCCCTGACGGCTGGTCGCGGTAG